One window of Artemia franciscana chromosome 16, ASM3288406v1, whole genome shotgun sequence genomic DNA carries:
- the LOC136037076 gene encoding uncharacterized protein LOC136037076 isoform X1: MRFAVLLLCIVGGLAAELKVDVVSVPEVCDVKSKDGDLLQMHYTGTLDDGKKFDSSHDRNQPFSFTLGAGQVIKGWDQGLKDMCVGEKRKLVIPSELGYGDRGAGNVIPPGATLHFDVELVSIGQAPEQTNVFKQIDADADNQLSREEMAKYIDMSIKVLSENDPSRTEQLQSDKNNVVSKIFENEDRDRDGYISYDEFSGPKKDEL; this comes from the exons atgagatTTGCTGTGCTTTTATTGTGCATAGTCGGAGGATTAGCAGCTGAATTAAAAGTTGACGTTGTATCTGTACCTGAAGTTTGTGATGTAAAGTCAAAAGATGGGGATCTACTTCAGATGCACTATACTGGGACATTAGATGATGGAAAGAAGTTTGACTCCAG CCATGATCGCAATCAACCGTTTTCTTTCACTTTGGGTGCAGGCCAAGTTATCAAAGGTTGGGACCAGGGTCTGAAAGATATGTGTGTCGGTGAGAAAAGAAAGCTGGTCATTCCTTCAGAACTGGGCTATGGGGACAGAGGAGCTGGAAATGTTATCCCACCTG gTGCTACTCTTCATTTTGACGTTGAACTTGTTAGTATTGGGCAAGCCCCAGAGCAAACTAATGTCTTCAAGCAAATAGATGCAGATGCTGATAACCAACTATCCAGAGAAGAG atggCCAAATATATTGACATGTCTATTAAAGTTCTCTCTGAAAATGATCCGTCTCGGACTGAACAGCTTCAATCTGACAAAAATAacgtagtttcaaaaatttttgaaaatgaagataGAGATAGAGATGGCTATATTTCATATGACGAGTTTAGTGGACCAAAAAAAGACGAGCTATAA
- the LOC136037076 gene encoding uncharacterized protein LOC136037076 isoform X2, which translates to MRFAVLLLCIVGGLAAELKVDVVSVPEVCDVKSKDGDLLQMHYTGTLDDGKKFDSSHDRNQPFSFTLGAGQVIKGWDQGLKDMCVGEKRKLVIPSELGYGDRGAGNVIPPGATLHFDVELVSIGQAPEQTNVFKQIDADADNQLSREEVLTYIRQNLPGVEETTEATDNPVNPQKITEEIFQHEDKDRDGFISYEEFSGPKHDEL; encoded by the exons atgagatTTGCTGTGCTTTTATTGTGCATAGTCGGAGGATTAGCAGCTGAATTAAAAGTTGACGTTGTATCTGTACCTGAAGTTTGTGATGTAAAGTCAAAAGATGGGGATCTACTTCAGATGCACTATACTGGGACATTAGATGATGGAAAGAAGTTTGACTCCAG CCATGATCGCAATCAACCGTTTTCTTTCACTTTGGGTGCAGGCCAAGTTATCAAAGGTTGGGACCAGGGTCTGAAAGATATGTGTGTCGGTGAGAAAAGAAAGCTGGTCATTCCTTCAGAACTGGGCTATGGGGACAGAGGAGCTGGAAATGTTATCCCACCTG gTGCTACTCTTCATTTTGACGTTGAACTTGTTAGTATTGGGCAAGCCCCAGAGCAAACTAATGTCTTCAAGCAAATAGATGCAGATGCTGATAACCAACTATCCAGAGAAGAG GTATTGACCTATATTAGACAGAATCTACCAGGAGTAGAAGAAACCACCGAGGCAACCGACAACCCTGTCAACCCGCAAAAAATTACTGAAGAGATTTTTCAGCACGAAGATAAAGACAGGGACGGATTTATCAGTTATGAGGAATTTTCTGGACCCAAACACGACGAATTATGA